The following are from one region of the Klebsiella aerogenes genome:
- the pqqF gene encoding pyrroloquinoline quinone biosynthesis protein PqqF, whose translation MALATRVVELAGGLRATLLHQPQAARAAALAQVSVGSHHEPQRFAGLAHLLEHLLFSGSQRYQGDERLMAWVQRQGGSVNATTLARHSAFFFEVAADRLAEGVARLQDMLQTPLLSLNDIPREVAVIGAENQLIQQHEPARREAAARHAMVKPAAFRRFQVGDTDSLGGDAASLHAALHHFHHRYYVASHLQLWLQGPQTLDELAELASAFAAGFRPGALPDAAPPLALSADADGQLAVTEQPALWRCPLIPLSDNVTLLREFLLDEAPGSLMAGLRERGLAEDVALNWLYQDDSLGWLALVLSSEQPDAVNGLLTQWLRALQHTTDEQQNHYAQLAWRRFSALSPLDQLRQRAFGFAPAAAPTGFAAFCADLLAAPTSYLACRKNAPRETITTQGFTLPLSRWRRQPAAAESIAFTFYPQVVDRSLPELAQEAAPLLHVSADTRPPTLILRAPFYARFYQAQGLALGEQLRPLLAELRHIGGSGEWQTVDGSWQLTLQLPEPGRAADHAITAIVRQIASPVPAIAPQPESIAIRQLLNHLPERLTSSTGKNGWLAALVGGSAGQAQRLARQLNLPGVPINAETTSFVPCRGGIERLPHASNDTALLIFIPLPEGAPLAALRLLALLCEPQFFQRLRVEQQIGYVVSCRYQRLADRDGLLLALQSPDRSVLNLLRCCKTFLRELTLCNTGEFRILQQQLAEQARSPTKASATALSALRQQYGLPDITPQSIDELRYDEVIALWRELTRRRRRWRILFSAPPIPIS comes from the coding sequence ATGGCGTTGGCCACCCGCGTAGTGGAACTGGCAGGCGGCCTGCGGGCGACGCTTCTCCATCAGCCGCAAGCGGCGCGCGCGGCGGCGTTGGCGCAAGTCAGCGTCGGAAGTCACCACGAACCGCAGCGCTTCGCCGGTCTCGCGCATTTACTGGAACACCTGCTATTCAGCGGCAGTCAGCGCTATCAGGGTGATGAGCGATTAATGGCCTGGGTCCAACGCCAGGGCGGCAGTGTGAATGCTACGACCCTGGCCCGCCACAGTGCTTTTTTCTTCGAGGTCGCCGCTGACAGACTGGCCGAAGGCGTCGCGCGCCTGCAGGATATGCTGCAGACACCGCTGCTTTCGCTCAATGACATACCACGGGAAGTGGCGGTAATCGGCGCGGAGAATCAGCTTATCCAACAGCATGAACCGGCACGACGCGAAGCGGCGGCGCGGCACGCGATGGTGAAACCCGCGGCCTTCCGCCGGTTTCAGGTTGGCGATACCGATTCGCTGGGAGGCGACGCTGCGTCGCTGCATGCCGCACTACACCACTTTCACCACCGCTATTACGTCGCCAGTCATCTGCAACTGTGGCTACAGGGGCCGCAAACGTTGGATGAATTGGCCGAACTGGCGAGCGCTTTCGCGGCTGGTTTTCGCCCCGGCGCACTGCCTGACGCGGCGCCGCCGCTCGCCCTTAGCGCCGATGCTGATGGCCAACTGGCGGTCACGGAGCAGCCCGCGCTATGGCGATGTCCGCTCATCCCCCTCAGTGACAACGTCACTCTATTGCGCGAGTTTTTACTGGATGAGGCTCCCGGCAGCCTCATGGCCGGGCTGCGAGAACGCGGGCTGGCTGAAGATGTGGCGCTGAACTGGCTGTATCAGGATGACAGCCTCGGCTGGCTGGCGCTGGTTTTGAGTAGCGAACAGCCGGATGCCGTCAATGGCCTGCTTACGCAGTGGCTGCGGGCGCTCCAACACACAACTGACGAGCAGCAGAACCACTACGCTCAGCTGGCGTGGCGGCGTTTTAGCGCCCTGTCGCCGCTCGACCAATTACGCCAGCGGGCATTTGGTTTTGCGCCCGCCGCCGCGCCGACCGGTTTTGCCGCCTTCTGCGCCGACTTACTGGCGGCGCCGACATCGTATCTGGCCTGTCGAAAAAACGCGCCCCGCGAAACCATAACGACACAGGGGTTTACGCTGCCGCTTAGTCGCTGGCGACGCCAGCCAGCGGCGGCTGAATCTATCGCATTTACCTTTTATCCGCAGGTTGTTGACCGTTCTCTTCCCGAATTGGCACAGGAAGCCGCCCCGCTGCTGCATGTATCAGCGGATACTCGGCCACCAACGCTGATTCTGCGCGCACCGTTTTATGCGCGGTTTTATCAGGCGCAGGGGCTGGCGTTGGGCGAACAACTGCGCCCTTTGCTGGCTGAACTGCGCCACATCGGCGGCAGCGGCGAGTGGCAAACGGTTGATGGCAGTTGGCAGCTGACTCTGCAGCTTCCTGAACCAGGTCGCGCAGCGGATCATGCCATCACGGCGATCGTTCGTCAGATCGCCTCACCGGTGCCCGCTATCGCGCCGCAGCCTGAGAGCATCGCCATTCGTCAGTTACTGAATCATTTACCTGAGCGCCTGACATCATCAACCGGGAAAAACGGCTGGCTGGCGGCGTTGGTTGGCGGCAGCGCCGGGCAGGCGCAGCGGCTTGCCCGTCAGTTGAACCTGCCCGGCGTGCCGATCAATGCGGAAACGACATCGTTTGTTCCCTGTCGCGGCGGTATTGAACGCCTTCCCCACGCCAGCAACGATACGGCGCTGCTGATTTTCATCCCACTGCCGGAAGGCGCCCCGCTTGCTGCACTGCGGCTGCTGGCGCTGCTTTGCGAGCCACAGTTTTTTCAACGTCTGCGCGTGGAGCAGCAAATTGGCTACGTGGTCAGTTGCCGTTATCAGCGCCTCGCCGATCGCGATGGTCTGTTGCTGGCGCTCCAGTCTCCGGATCGTTCCGTGTTGAATCTGCTGCGCTGCTGTAAAACGTTTTTACGTGAGCTGACGCTGTGCAACACCGGGGAATTCAGAATATTGCAACAACAGCTGGCCGAGCAGGCGCGGTCGCCAACGAAAGCCAGCGCGACGGCATTATCTGCGCTGCGCCAGCAATATGGTTTACCGGATATCACGCCGCAGAGCATTGACGAACTGCGTTATGACGAGGTGATAGCGCTATGGCGTGAACTGACTCGCCGTCGCCGCCGCTGGCGGATCTTATTCAGCGCCCCGCCGATTCCCATATCCTGA
- a CDS encoding LysE family translocator, with product MPEFASLITFAAVALGLVLTPGPNMMYLTSRSICQGKRAGLISLGGVALGFMFYMLCAAFGISALVFAVPYAYDALRVCGVAYLLYLAWQAIKPGARSLFAVRDLPDDSGRKLFLMGFITNLANPKIAIMYLSLLPQFITPGHGSVLSQSLVLGFIQALISVVVNGIIVVMAGQVARFIGQRPGWQQFQRWLMASVLTGMAVKIAFESRR from the coding sequence ATGCCTGAGTTTGCTTCATTAATCACGTTTGCCGCCGTGGCGCTGGGGCTGGTGCTGACGCCCGGCCCGAACATGATGTATCTCACCTCGCGCTCGATTTGCCAGGGGAAACGCGCCGGTTTGATCTCGCTTGGCGGCGTGGCGCTGGGTTTTATGTTCTACATGCTGTGTGCGGCCTTTGGCATTAGCGCGCTGGTCTTCGCCGTCCCTTATGCCTACGATGCATTGCGTGTTTGCGGCGTCGCTTATCTGTTATATCTGGCATGGCAGGCGATTAAACCAGGGGCGCGGTCGCTCTTTGCGGTACGTGATTTACCGGATGATAGCGGACGTAAGCTGTTTCTGATGGGTTTTATTACAAACCTGGCCAATCCTAAAATCGCCATCATGTATTTATCGCTACTCCCACAATTTATCACCCCCGGGCACGGCAGTGTCCTCAGTCAGTCACTGGTGTTAGGCTTTATCCAGGCGTTAATCAGCGTTGTGGTTAACGGAATCATTGTGGTGATGGCCGGTCAGGTCGCGCGGTTTATTGGCCAGCGTCCAGGCTGGCAACAATTTCAACGCTGGTTGATGGCGAGTGTGCTCACGGGAATGGCGGTGAAGATCGCTTTTGAGAGCCGGAGATAG
- the pqqE gene encoding pyrroloquinoline quinone biosynthesis protein PqqE, which yields MNQNKPAVNPPLWLLAELTYRCPLQCPYCSNPLDFARQDNELTTEQWIDVFRQARAMGSVQMGFSGGEPLTRKDLPELIRAARDLGFYTNLITSGIGLTESKLDAFSEAGLDHIQISFQASDEVLNAALAGNKKAFQQKLAMAKAVKARDYPMVLNFVLHRHNIDQIDKIIELCIELEADDVELATCQFYGWAFLNRQGLLPTREQIALAEQVVADYRQKMAANGNLTNLLFVTPDYYEERPKGCMGGWGSVFLSVTPEGTALPCHSARQLPVAFPSVLEQSLESIWYDSFGFNRYRGYDWMPEPCRSCDEKEKDFGGCRCQAFMLTGNADNADPVCSKSPHHHKILDARREATCSDMKVGQLQFRNRTRSQLIYKTREL from the coding sequence GTGAACCAGAATAAACCCGCCGTCAATCCGCCGCTGTGGCTACTGGCGGAGCTGACCTACCGTTGCCCGCTGCAGTGCCCCTACTGCTCTAACCCGCTGGACTTCGCCCGGCAGGACAACGAGCTGACAACCGAACAATGGATTGACGTCTTCCGCCAGGCGCGGGCGATGGGCAGCGTACAGATGGGCTTTTCCGGCGGTGAACCGCTCACGCGCAAAGATCTGCCAGAACTGATCCGCGCCGCCCGCGACCTGGGTTTCTATACCAACCTGATTACTTCAGGGATTGGTCTGACGGAAAGCAAACTCGACGCCTTCAGCGAGGCCGGTCTGGACCATATCCAGATTAGCTTCCAGGCCAGCGATGAGGTCCTCAACGCCGCGCTGGCGGGCAACAAAAAAGCCTTCCAGCAGAAGCTGGCGATGGCCAAAGCGGTAAAAGCGCGCGATTACCCGATGGTGCTGAACTTCGTTTTGCATCGGCATAACATCGATCAGATCGATAAAATCATCGAGCTGTGTATCGAACTGGAAGCCGATGACGTTGAGCTTGCCACCTGTCAGTTCTACGGCTGGGCGTTCCTTAACCGCCAGGGCCTGCTGCCGACGCGTGAGCAGATCGCCCTCGCCGAACAGGTCGTTGCCGATTATCGACAGAAAATGGCCGCGAACGGTAATCTGACCAATCTGCTGTTCGTTACCCCTGACTATTACGAAGAACGCCCAAAAGGCTGCATGGGCGGCTGGGGCTCCGTTTTCCTCAGCGTGACCCCGGAAGGCACCGCGCTGCCGTGTCATAGCGCGCGCCAGTTGCCGGTTGCGTTCCCATCGGTGCTGGAACAGAGCCTGGAATCGATCTGGTATGACTCCTTCGGTTTTAACCGCTATCGGGGTTATGACTGGATGCCGGAGCCGTGCCGCTCTTGTGATGAAAAAGAGAAAGACTTCGGCGGCTGCCGCTGTCAGGCCTTTATGCTGACCGGCAATGCCGATAACGCCGACCCGGTATGCAGTAAATCGCCGCACCATCATAAAATCCTCGACGCGCGGCGCGAAGCGACCTGCAGCGATATGAAAGTCGGCCAGCTGCAGTTCCGTAACCGTACCCGTTCGCAGCTTATTTATAAAACCCGGGAGCTGTGA
- the pqqB gene encoding pyrroloquinoline quinone biosynthesis protein PqqB, which translates to MFIKVLGSAAGGGFPQWNCNCANCQGLRNGTIQATARTQSSIIVSDNGEEWVLCNASPDISQQIAHTPELNKKEVLRGTHIGGIILTDSQIDHTTGLLSLREGCPHQVWCTPEVHDDLSSGFPIFTMLQHWNGGLVHHPVVPLTPFQVDACPDLQFTAVPIASNAPPYSPWRDRPLPGHNVALFIENRRNGQTLFYAPGLGEPDDAILPWLQKADCLLIDGTVWQDDELQATGVGRNTGRDMGHLALGDEHGMMALLASLPAKRKILIHINNTNPILNERSPQRHALAQQGIEVSWDGMNITLQD; encoded by the coding sequence ATGTTTATTAAAGTCCTCGGTTCCGCCGCTGGCGGAGGCTTCCCGCAGTGGAACTGTAACTGCGCTAACTGTCAGGGCCTGCGCAACGGCACGATTCAGGCAACCGCCCGCACCCAGTCGTCGATCATCGTCAGCGACAACGGCGAAGAATGGGTGCTGTGTAACGCCTCCCCCGATATCAGCCAGCAGATTGCCCACACGCCCGAGCTCAATAAAAAAGAGGTTCTGCGCGGCACGCATATTGGCGGCATTATTCTTACCGATAGCCAGATTGACCATACCACCGGGCTGCTCAGCCTGCGCGAAGGCTGCCCGCATCAGGTGTGGTGTACGCCGGAGGTTCATGACGATCTCTCCAGCGGCTTCCCGATTTTTACCATGTTGCAGCACTGGAACGGTGGTCTGGTTCATCATCCGGTAGTGCCGCTGACGCCTTTTCAGGTGGACGCCTGCCCTGATTTACAGTTTACCGCCGTGCCGATCGCCAGCAATGCGCCGCCTTATTCACCGTGGCGCGATCGTCCGTTACCGGGTCATAACGTCGCGCTGTTTATCGAAAACCGCCGCAACGGCCAGACGCTGTTTTATGCACCGGGACTCGGCGAGCCGGATGACGCGATCCTTCCGTGGCTTCAGAAAGCGGACTGCCTGCTGATCGACGGCACCGTCTGGCAAGATGACGAATTACAGGCCACTGGCGTCGGGCGCAATACCGGCCGCGATATGGGGCATCTGGCGCTTGGCGATGAACACGGCATGATGGCGCTGCTGGCATCGCTACCGGCAAAGCGCAAAATCCTTATTCATATCAATAACACCAACCCAATCCTTAACGAACGCTCGCCGCAGCGCCATGCCCTCGCGCAGCAGGGTATTGAAGTGAGCTGGGACGGAATGAACATCACTCTTCAGGACTAA
- the pqqA gene encoding pyrroloquinoline quinone precursor peptide PqqA, whose translation MWKKPAFIDLRLGLEVTLYISNR comes from the coding sequence ATGTGGAAGAAACCTGCTTTTATCGATTTACGTCTCGGTCTGGAAGTCACGCTGTACATTTCCAACCGCTAA
- the pqqD gene encoding pyrroloquinoline quinone biosynthesis peptide chaperone PqqD yields MQKTSIVAFRRGYRLQWEAAQDSHVILYPEGMAKLNETAAAILELVDGQRDAAAIIAVLNERFPDAGGVDDDVCEFLQIARQQKWIIFREPE; encoded by the coding sequence ATGCAAAAGACTTCAATCGTCGCCTTTCGTCGCGGTTATCGCCTGCAGTGGGAAGCCGCCCAGGACAGCCATGTGATCCTCTACCCGGAAGGTATGGCTAAACTTAACGAAACCGCGGCCGCGATCCTTGAACTGGTCGATGGTCAACGCGATGCGGCAGCTATTATTGCCGTACTCAATGAGCGTTTCCCGGACGCCGGGGGCGTCGATGACGACGTCTGCGAGTTCCTGCAGATTGCCCGTCAACAGAAGTGGATTATCTTCCGTGAACCAGAATAA
- the pqqC gene encoding pyrroloquinoline-quinone synthase PqqC: protein MHISETLSPQEFEQALRAKGAYYHIHHPYHIAMHNGEASREQIQGWVANRFYYQTNIPLKDAAIMANCPDPHTRRKWVQRILDHDGSNGHEGGIEAWLQLGEAVGLSRDDLLSERHVLPGVRFAVDAYVNFARRANWQEAACSSLTELFAPQIHQSRLDSWPQHYPWIKEDGYFYFRSRLSQANRDVEHGLELAKIYCDSAEKQNRMLEILQFKLDILWSMLDAMTMAYALQRPPYHTVTDTAAWHTTRLV, encoded by the coding sequence ATGCACATTAGCGAAACGCTATCGCCGCAGGAGTTTGAACAAGCGCTGCGGGCGAAAGGCGCCTACTACCATATTCACCACCCATACCATATTGCGATGCACAACGGCGAGGCCAGTCGCGAGCAAATTCAGGGGTGGGTAGCGAACCGTTTTTACTACCAGACCAATATTCCGCTGAAAGATGCGGCGATTATGGCGAACTGCCCGGATCCACACACCCGCCGCAAATGGGTGCAACGGATCCTCGATCACGATGGCAGCAATGGCCATGAGGGCGGGATCGAAGCCTGGCTGCAATTAGGCGAAGCCGTAGGGCTCAGCCGCGACGATTTGCTGAGCGAACGTCACGTTCTACCCGGCGTGCGCTTTGCCGTCGACGCTTATGTCAATTTTGCCCGCCGCGCTAACTGGCAGGAGGCGGCCTGCAGCTCGCTGACCGAACTGTTCGCCCCGCAGATCCATCAGTCGCGTCTCGATAGCTGGCCGCAGCACTATCCGTGGATCAAAGAGGACGGTTATTTTTACTTCCGCAGCCGCCTCAGCCAGGCTAACCGGGACGTTGAACATGGTCTGGAGCTGGCGAAGATCTACTGTGATAGCGCGGAAAAGCAGAATCGGATGCTGGAAATCTTGCAGTTTAAGCTCGACATCCTGTGGTCAATGCTCGACGCCATGACCATGGCCTATGCGCTGCAACGCCCGCCTTATCATACGGTCACCGACACGGCGGCCTGGCACACTACCCGACTGGTATAA
- the mrdA gene encoding penicillin-binding protein 2 → MALLRDEIRDHSAEEMLFIRRAVIAFLLVVVCFGVLIFNLYHLQVEQHDFYQTRSNQNDIKMLPIAPSRGLIFDRNGIPLVQNITLYRLQVIPSKIANMSALLQALTPIVDLTPDDIASFRDDMHHNSRYKEVTLKSDLNDVEVARFAVNEFHFPGVTVESYQQRSYPYGAELAHVVGYVSKINDSDLQRLAKNGEEENYAADHNIGKQGIEGYYEKELHGTTGYQEVEVDNHGRVVRLLKEVPPIAGKNIYLTLDLHLQQYIESVLKGQRAAVVAVDPRDGGVLAMVSSPSYDPNPFVKGIGYQAYKSLLDNQDRPLINRVTQGLYPPASTVKPYMALSALSAGVITPNTTFFGAPTWTLPGTQRRYRDWLKSGHGMLNVTKAIEESADTFFYQVAFEMGIDRIHEWLSKFGYGQSTGIDLNEEYAGVLPSREWKQRVHKKPWYQGDTISVGIGQGYWIATPIQMVKALTTLLNNGKVQDPHLLYSMKQGNKVERYQQPANLPQVGDPKSPYWGIVRNGMYGMANLPNGTGYKLFHTAPYQIAAKSGTSQVFSLKENQTYNAKMIPVRLRDHIFYTLFAPYQHPKVAMALILENGGGDGVVAGPTARAILDHIFDPANAPAADNAQHNVPQVDSADAQ, encoded by the coding sequence ATGGCCCTATTGAGAGATGAGATCCGCGACCACTCGGCGGAAGAGATGCTATTTATCCGCCGTGCCGTCATTGCCTTCTTATTGGTGGTGGTCTGTTTTGGGGTGTTGATTTTTAATCTCTACCATTTACAAGTGGAACAGCACGACTTTTATCAGACTCGTTCAAACCAGAACGACATCAAAATGCTACCGATCGCGCCCAGCCGTGGGTTGATTTTTGATCGTAACGGCATACCACTGGTACAAAACATTACCCTCTATCGTCTGCAGGTCATTCCCAGCAAAATTGCCAATATGTCGGCGCTGCTACAGGCATTAACGCCGATTGTTGATCTGACGCCGGATGATATCGCCAGCTTCCGTGACGATATGCACCACAACAGTCGCTATAAAGAAGTCACGCTGAAATCTGACCTCAACGACGTTGAAGTGGCCAGGTTTGCGGTCAACGAATTCCATTTTCCAGGCGTTACCGTCGAGAGCTATCAGCAGCGTAGTTATCCGTACGGCGCCGAGCTGGCACACGTCGTCGGCTATGTCTCTAAAATTAATGATAGCGATTTACAGCGGCTGGCGAAAAATGGCGAAGAAGAAAACTATGCCGCTGACCATAACATCGGTAAGCAGGGCATTGAAGGCTACTACGAGAAAGAGCTGCATGGCACGACCGGCTATCAGGAAGTTGAAGTCGATAACCACGGCCGGGTCGTGCGCTTATTGAAAGAAGTCCCGCCGATCGCTGGTAAAAACATTTATCTGACGCTCGATCTGCATTTGCAACAGTATATTGAATCGGTACTAAAAGGGCAGCGTGCCGCGGTGGTGGCGGTCGATCCGCGCGATGGCGGGGTACTGGCAATGGTCTCCAGCCCGAGCTACGACCCAAATCCCTTCGTCAAAGGCATCGGTTATCAGGCTTATAAATCTCTGCTCGATAATCAGGATCGTCCGCTGATTAACCGCGTGACGCAGGGCTTATATCCGCCAGCATCAACGGTAAAACCCTATATGGCGCTCTCGGCGCTCTCTGCTGGCGTGATTACGCCGAACACCACCTTCTTCGGCGCGCCGACCTGGACGCTTCCCGGCACTCAACGTCGCTATCGCGACTGGCTGAAAAGTGGCCACGGCATGCTGAATGTGACTAAAGCCATTGAAGAGTCGGCGGATACCTTCTTCTATCAGGTGGCTTTCGAAATGGGTATTGATCGTATTCATGAATGGCTGAGTAAATTCGGCTATGGCCAATCGACGGGCATCGATCTTAACGAAGAATATGCAGGGGTGCTGCCGAGCCGCGAATGGAAGCAGCGGGTACATAAAAAACCATGGTATCAGGGCGATACTATCTCTGTCGGCATTGGACAGGGTTACTGGATCGCCACGCCGATTCAAATGGTGAAAGCGCTGACCACGCTGCTTAATAACGGCAAAGTGCAGGATCCGCATCTGCTGTATTCGATGAAGCAGGGGAATAAGGTCGAACGCTACCAGCAACCGGCTAACCTGCCGCAGGTTGGCGATCCGAAATCGCCATACTGGGGCATTGTGCGTAATGGTATGTACGGGATGGCGAATTTGCCGAACGGGACCGGGTATAAGCTGTTCCATACCGCGCCGTATCAAATTGCGGCGAAGTCAGGAACATCGCAGGTATTCAGCCTGAAAGAGAACCAAACCTATAACGCTAAAATGATCCCGGTACGCCTGCGCGACCATATTTTCTATACCCTGTTCGCGCCGTATCAGCATCCGAAGGTGGCCATGGCGTTAATCCTCGAAAACGGCGGCGGCGACGGCGTCGTGGCCGGGCCGACGGCGCGTGCGATTCTCGATCATATCTTCGACCCGGCCAATGCGCCGGCAGCGGACAATGCGCAACACAATGTCCCACAGGTCGATAGCGCCGATGCGCAATAA
- a CDS encoding dipeptidase: MAIFDGHNDLLLNLWLHHRQDPATAFFSGIKHGHLDYPRMQQGGLTGGLFALFVPPREYIARMAPQYANQPWEPVDILWQQLAILKQVIAQSAGRARLCLSAADIERCRQDKVLAMVAHIEGAGGLDGEGRDLQAFYAAGVRSIGPFWNIANRFGVGVNGTFPGSPDSGPGLTAEGIALIKQANALKMQIDVSHMNEKAFWDTARHSQAPLVATHSNVHALCPQPRNLTDAQLLAIRDSRGVVGVNFGNAFLRADGKRDGDTPLNTIIRHIDYLINIMGDDHVALGSDFDGITLPDDLGDVSGLPRLINALRHSGYDQLVLDKLLWGNWQRVLKNVWQQ; encoded by the coding sequence ATGGCGATTTTTGATGGTCACAATGACCTACTGCTGAATTTATGGCTCCACCATCGCCAGGATCCAGCAACGGCTTTCTTTTCCGGTATTAAGCACGGACACCTCGACTATCCACGTATGCAGCAAGGCGGATTAACTGGCGGGCTATTCGCGCTGTTTGTGCCACCGCGAGAGTATATCGCCCGCATGGCGCCGCAGTACGCCAACCAACCGTGGGAGCCGGTCGATATTCTCTGGCAGCAGTTGGCGATCCTTAAGCAGGTGATCGCGCAATCCGCTGGCCGTGCGCGGTTATGCCTGAGTGCGGCGGATATCGAACGCTGCCGTCAGGATAAGGTACTGGCGATGGTGGCGCATATTGAAGGCGCGGGTGGTCTTGACGGCGAAGGCCGCGATCTGCAGGCTTTTTACGCCGCTGGCGTGCGCAGCATAGGTCCCTTCTGGAATATTGCCAATCGCTTCGGCGTTGGCGTCAATGGCACGTTTCCCGGCAGCCCGGACAGCGGTCCAGGGCTCACCGCCGAAGGCATCGCCCTGATTAAGCAAGCCAACGCGTTGAAGATGCAGATTGATGTTTCGCACATGAACGAAAAAGCGTTCTGGGATACCGCCCGCCATTCGCAAGCGCCGCTGGTCGCGACCCATTCCAACGTTCATGCGTTGTGCCCGCAGCCGCGTAATCTGACCGATGCGCAACTGTTGGCGATCCGCGATAGCCGCGGTGTGGTGGGGGTCAATTTCGGCAACGCTTTTCTCCGCGCCGACGGTAAACGCGATGGCGATACGCCGCTCAACACCATCATCCGCCATATCGACTATCTTATTAACATCATGGGTGACGATCATGTGGCGCTGGGTTCCGATTTTGACGGCATCACGCTACCTGATGATTTGGGCGACGTTAGCGGTTTGCCGCGGCTAATCAATGCGTTGCGCCATAGCGGCTATGATCAATTGGTGCTGGATAAGCTGCTGTGGGGAAACTGGCAAAGGGTATTAAAAAATGTTTGGCAACAATAG